The Caenorhabditis elegans chromosome I genome includes the window aaataatcaacATATTGTTTCATTATTCCATGTTCGCCAAACTGTGAGTCCAAAAGCATGAAGTGTATAAATAAAGCGCTGTTCTTCACAAACAATTGGCGAAACcttaataattaatttatttattttctatagGGAACGATGTCAATCAAAGGCAAAAACGTCAAATCGTGGCATGTGAGTGTGTAGATTATTTGAGAGACACTGATAAGCTTCAGATATCCAATGTCCTTGTTATAAAACCTTTTCCCCCTACTGATtctaactaaatttttttgcagtgaaattaataataatattgCTCTAACCAGTTCTCTCTTGCTCTCTTTGCACCGATCTATCCCCTCATCGCACATTTTCGACGGGGTTCCGTTTAAAATCGGTGCTAcagataaatttttcaatgagatCGCGTCCCAGTTACaatgtttctgaaataatattaTGGAGAAGCAGAAAAATGTTCCTTGTGAAATCGGTGTGAAAACGCCCCACCCCCCGAAACATGGGTCTCGATAGGAAACTTCCAacgttttcaaagttttccgtttttaaaaatgatttttatgccGAAATTGATGAAATCGAAGTCATACaccttattcatttttcaacatcaaAACATGTTTCGGCGAAAAATGCCAACtagttgaaaacatttgaatttatgGTTCTGCCACCaaaacctaacgagacccattgTTCGGGAGGCGGAGTGTTATCACTTATTCATGCAGTTTCGTATCGACTTcaagaaagaaaattttctacattccCATAATATGTAATTTTCCATGTgaggaaagtttttttttgaaaaagctacTGGACGCATTTTCATATTACCcacccatttttttttgggaatttacgAGCAAAAATTCTTCACTGCAGAATAGGTCTTACCGCGATTATGTACTGTAAATAGGTTGACGTCGAGAAAAATGCCGCGCTTTCTTGatttcaaactacagtaaatAGCCGCTGTAGGACCGGATctgtaactgaaaaaatgattgcacaaaattcctcaaaaaaccTTGGATAAGTAAtacagatttttaaattgtagcACCGAAGTCGTGGTCTAACTTTTTGTTGGgctgaataaatttcattACGTACCGAATCTATATCAAATATATAATGATTCCAGATCAACAATCGAAGTAGTTGGTATTCACCGAAATCAGAAGTTCGAAAAGAAGGATCATATATTTATGAAGAATTTATTCCAGCTGATGGTACTGATGTAAAAGTATATGCAGTTGGACCATTTTATGCGCATGCTGAAGCTCGAAAAGCACCAGGATTAGatggaaaagttgaaagaGATTCAGATGGAAAAGAAGTTCGATATCCTGTGATTTTGAgtaataaagaaaaacaaatcgCGAAGAAAATTGTGTTAGCTTTTGGACAAACTGTTTGTGGATTCGATTTACTCAGAGCCAATGGAAAATCATATGTTTGTGATGTCAATGGATTTTCATTTGTCAAAACTTCTACCAAATATTATGAAGTAAGATATTATAATAGTCAtcgaaaaatcgtcaaaaataatgaccaaaattcaagattttgtgaaaaaaacatgcaaattttaaaactacagtactctttaaaggcatACTCACTTTTGTATTCAAGAAAATCGGTCGCTCCGAGACCATATTTTTGAAgcgaaaatgacaaaatattgCATCTGGGTAGTagaataataatgaaaattttgcttaCAATTTCTACATTTAATTCAGGACACTGCAAAAATTCTCGGCAACCAAATCGTCCGCCATTACGCGAAATCAAAAAACTGGCGAGTACCAAGTGATATGCCTCAGCCACCGATTCTTGATTTGGGTCTTGGAGATGATCCACCAATGATCACAACACCATCTGGAAAACTTGCTGAACTTCGATGCGTTGTTGCAGTTATTCGACACGGTGATCGTACtccaaaacagaaaatgaaattaattgtGACTGATCAACGATTTTTCgctctttttgaaaagtatgatGGATATAAGAAGCATGAGATTAAAATGAAGAAACCGAATCAATTAATGGAAGTTCTTGAATTGGCAAGAGCTCTTGTAATTGAGAAACAGGTTAGATTTTTGGAAGTTCAATTTATTCAACAAGGCAGTCGGCGTTAGCCATACAGCCAGTGATGAGGTGATTGTAAAACAATGTAAAGAACAATTCGACCATTTGACCCCTTTAATTAGCTCTTTTGGGATTATAGTTGAATAGTTCTGTGTTAAATGACATTTTAGAGATGAATAGCAATCAGAGGTGTTTGGGATTTGGTTCGGCATTTGAAGAAGATTGACTTTTTCTATAGAATATTTGCAATTgtgttatatttttcagcgtGATCGTCACCAAATCCTTGAAAAACTACGAGAAGGTACTGGCGAAGAAGAAATTCACAAATCGGAACATGATTTGGAAGTTTGCgaagaagaaatgaaaaaatgggaaCAGATGAGAACAGTGTTGGAAATGTAtgaaattagtattgcatgtTGACTCTGACCctttttttgatagatttaacacaaaaatggTTGGAGTCTGATGATTGAATGTTTATTgggttttcagatttttttaattaaaaaaaaacttgttaaaaaatttttttaaagattttttgctaTAGATGAATGTAATTTATGTGATTAATAAAAAGTAGTGAATGTCTAGTATGTATATTATATATCTGTAATATATGAATCATTTTTGAACTAACATATTCAAAAGCTCAAACTAACTGTGATAACCTCATCcaaatttgatggaaattgtgataataaatttgattttgttttgagcatgtttatatttaaaagtaaagcattattcaagttttaaaacaattttaggtATGGTCACTTCTCTGGAATCAATCGAAAAGTgcaaatgaaatatttgaagGAACGAGAAACAAAAACATCAGATGAAGAATTAAGAAGAGAAGGACCTGCTTTGTTGCTTATTTTGAAATGGGGTGGAGAGTTGACAACTGcaggtattttttattttgagaaacgacaatttttcgattcccgaaaatcggaaaaaaaccaaaaatcgaaaaaattttcagattttcaatttttttttttgattttatcttaAAAGCATAGACTTTTTGACGACACCCTtgtagaaaattattgaaaatttcatagttttgaaaattcaattcaattcaatattAATTCTAGGAAACATGCAAGCAGAAGCTCTTGGGCGACTATTCCGAACTTTATATCCTGGAATCCGTCGAACTGATGGTAAATCATCACCTGAAGATACACAAGGACTTGGATTTCTTCGTCTTCATTCAACATATCGCCatgatttgaaaatctatGCATCCGATGAGGGACGAGTTCAGACAACTGCTGCAGCTTTTGCGAAGGGTTTGCTTGCTTTGGAAGGAGAGTTGACGCCGATTTTGATGCAGGTGAGGAGCTGCtcgaagtttttatttttattttaaagtattACAGATGGTAAAAAGTGCGAACACAGATGGACTTTTGGATGATGACTGTCAAGCACGACTCTATCAGACTGAACTCAAGAGATATTTACATAAAGCTCTTCAAGCTGATCGTGATTTCACTCCACAAGATTATCTTGAACTAAATCCAAATGGTCTTCGAGCAATCACAGCCGCCAtggaatttatcaaaaatccaCGAAAAATGTGCCACGAAATCGCTGgatatgttgaaaaaatgtgtggaGTTATTGTGGAATATTCGCAGACACGTCCAACTGGTTCAACACTTTATTTACAAGAATCTATGGATTTAGCACAACGAAGATGGAATAAGGAATTGAGagaatttcgaagaaaaaataaacatggAGAAGTGGAAtttgatatctcaaaaatacCTGATATCTATGATAATATTAAGGtatatcaattttgaaagaaattaattgttttcctCTAAATcactaattatttttcatttcagtaTGACATGGAGCATAATCCAGATCTGTGCATAAACAATGAAGTAGAATTTGAAAGAATGTACGTGTGTGTTAAAAATATGGCCGATATTGTTGTACCTCAAGAGTACGGTatcaaaacagaaaacaaaatggTTATTGCTCAACGTGTCTGTACACCACTTTTACGTAAAATTCGCAATGATTTACATCGATGTTTGGAGAATAAAGAGTCTGAAGAGACGCAAACTCGTCTGGATCCACGTGCTTCGCAGGGAATTGCCACACCATTCAGACATGTTAGAACTCGATTGTATTTCACGAGTGAAAGTCATATTCATACACTTATGAATCTAATTCGATACGGGAATTTATGCTCGGTAAGCTTCAAACTCGTTTTGGTTAAgtttataatttcaattttcaaaaataatgttatttGGCAAATCTTGTGAGTGACTCAGCGCTGAATCCGAGAAAAGGgatttcgccaaaaaaaaccgaaaaaaacaataaatgaaaaacaacaaattgtAATACTGAGacgttattttgaaaattttaattgttaacatcaaaattgcactttttttatatcttcgaatttttttttgaaaaaaagtaatctttcaaaaattataagtttTTCAGTAGTAATCTCTTTAAAacccaaataaaaaatttttttctgtctgaaaaatattttttgtcaataaaaatcaagaaaaaaaaatacgaaaaaggAACATCCCAGATAGTAATTCCAAATTGTCATATTTACAGGTTGACGATAAAAAGTGGCAACGTGCTATGAATTTTCTGTCGGGAGTAACAGAATTCAACTACATGACTCAGGTTGTTCTAATGGTTTATGAAGAttcaagaaaagaaaatgatgaaGCTGACACCGGTCCACGTTTTCatattgaaattcttttttctcctgGACTTTATCCATgctttttaacagaaaaagaaCGCATTTATGAAACTCGTTTTAAGTGAGTTGAATTTAAActttattaaataatttcaaattatttgatattttccagCTTGAGTACAAATCCTAAACCGGCAACTTCTAGTAGATCATCAGGACGAGAATCAAGAGATACTAATGATTCGGTTGGTTATACTTTTTCAacctttttcaattataaaattgatttccaGGCTTCATCAAGTACTGAGGGTCGCCGTCCAAGCATTGAGAAggtggttactgtagttacaCCAACACAATTGAGTACTCCGTCTGTCACCAACGACGATCTTTCGATTAGTAGTAATGCTGAATCTACAGCGGCTGAAAGCACTGGGTTAGTTAATCACTTTTCtgtttggaattttcttgaataaaataaaataaatggtATACCTATTTCAGACTTGTGAATACAACGACAAAGACACATAATGACTCAGAAGATGATCTGAATGATGTGGAATCTGTAAATTTAGTGGCATTGGATGAGCTGAATAATACTACGAAAGCCAGTAGGTTTTTGATAGTTTATatatgtaaatttgaaaaataagtaaaaaatttcaaaaatgaaatcaatATTTACTAAACCAGACGCTTGTGTGTGAGTGAATGCGTGTTTACTGCTGCATACCATaacctaccgtaacccttGTCTCCTGATACCCTTTGTTTGCAGTGGCGGATGATGGAAAGACTGCAAAAAGACAACGAAGTGTTACTGGAGCAGAGAAATCAATGGAGGTATTGAATTGATTTTGATGATGTGATGTTGAAAACTAACAGAAACGAGTACGTGTTCATTTTTTAGGAAGGCGATAAACCACACGGAGAGTGGAAAGGGAATGGAGTGGCAAAGAGTGGAAGCCAGGTTGGAAATATCAATTTATTATTGGAATTCTACTTCAAACGAAATTATTGAAACGGCATATTTTATGAGTCTGacgaaaaaattcataatttcttGAGCTTTTGAAATCTAAAGTTTTGGTATTTCTagttctattcaaaaatggatggggaattttgatataaaaaatcagaaatagtttcaacttcaaaaaaacacaaaaaaaaatcgcgaaataaaattctaactttaaaaaatatgatttttcaactttgtcTGATTTCACAGTCTctgaattccctccaaaatgagaactgcgaccaatcagcgagtCGCCCACTTTTGAGCCAATCAGATAAAATGTgcatagtttgaaaaatcgtgtttttgaaaagtagagtttttttttgatttgttcgtttttttgtgatttttctgaacttgAAACCATTTGGTACTTTAGTTTAATTCAGACTTTTCAGCTAGTTAAAAAATCTCGGTGGAATTAAATGTAGATTTAACAGAAAAGTACGATAATTATAAACAGTATCATGTCCCTTTAATACATTGTCCCATATGTCTTATTGTTCATTTTTGCCGCTAAAGATATCTGTCGGATCGAATGAAATGGAATCAAATAATGAAAGTATGGAAACAGTTGGAGGTGGAAAAGGACAATGGGTTAAAGATTTATTGGATCAAACTAAGCGAGCAATG containing:
- the F46F11.1 gene encoding Inositol hexakisphosphate and diphosphoinositol-pentakisphosphate kinase (Confirmed by transcript evidence), with protein sequence MAHKGTESKEQIWPYKITIGICAMNRKATSKPMRAIMKKIIDFYGQWVDSFIFPEQVIINEPVENWPLCHCLVSFHSTEFPLEKAIAYVKLRNPYVINNLDRQYDLLDRRTVFKILSDNGIEHPRHGYVIRGRPNEPDTELVEHPDHIEVNGEVFNKPFVEKPISSEDHNVYIYYPSSVGGGSQRLFRKINNRSSWYSPKSEVRKEGSYIYEEFIPADGTDVKVYAVGPFYAHAEARKAPGLDGKVERDSDGKEVRYPVILSNKEKQIAKKIVLAFGQTVCGFDLLRANGKSYVCDVNGFSFVKTSTKYYEDTAKILGNQIVRHYAKSKNWRVPSDMPQPPILDLGLGDDPPMITTPSGKLAELRCVVAVIRHGDRTPKQKMKLIVTDQRFFALFEKYDGYKKHEIKMKKPNQLMEVLELARALVIEKQRDRHQILEKLREGTGEEEIHKSEHDLEVCEEEMKKWEQMRTVLEMYGHFSGINRKVQMKYLKERETKTSDEELRREGPALLLILKWGGELTTAGNMQAEALGRLFRTLYPGIRRTDGKSSPEDTQGLGFLRLHSTYRHDLKIYASDEGRVQTTAAAFAKGLLALEGELTPILMQMVKSANTDGLLDDDCQARLYQTELKRYLHKALQADRDFTPQDYLELNPNGLRAITAAMEFIKNPRKMCHEIAGYVEKMCGVIVEYSQTRPTGSTLYLQESMDLAQRRWNKELREFRRKNKHGEVEFDISKIPDIYDNIKYDMEHNPDLCINNEVEFERMYVCVKNMADIVVPQEYGIKTENKMVIAQRVCTPLLRKIRNDLHRCLENKESEETQTRLDPRASQGIATPFRHVRTRLYFTSESHIHTLMNLIRYGNLCSVDDKKWQRAMNFLSGVTEFNYMTQVVLMVYEDSRKENDEADTGPRFHIEILFSPGLYPCFLTEKERIYETRFNLSTNPKPATSSRSSGRESRDTNDSASSSTEGRRPSIEKVVTVVTPTQLSTPSVTNDDLSISSNAESTAAESTGLVNTTTKTHNDSEDDLNDVESVNLVALDELNNTTKAMADDGKTAKRQRSVTGAEKSMEEGDKPHGEWKGNGVAKSGSQISVGSNEMESNNESMETVGGGKGQWVKDLLDQTKRAMAMNSIREVEPPIVIPTPVPSTTTAVVEDEASERQSRSRRYFPYRFKHHTAQLLTGMSGGGVHMQNRLISTDVLTGKFGDHDNKKNSRKDFGAGTAVLSTAVIARSSSAPRLMTYESEDFSVGEIKRFWPPLRSLETLHDSINLSQFDGFLERLIKGALTPLPSPPKTPLPSALSCDAINKTPTQDEVEKVIGKLAPTSSTD
- the F46F11.1 gene encoding Inositol hexakisphosphate and diphosphoinositol-pentakisphosphate kinase (Confirmed by transcript evidence), producing MAHKGTESKEQIWPYKITIGICAMNRKATSKPMRAIMKKIIDFYGQWVDSFIFPEQVIINEPVENWPLCHCLVSFHSTEFPLEKAIAYVKLRNPYVINNLDRQYDLLDRRTVFKILSDNGIEHPRHGYVIRGRPNEPDTELVEHPDHIEVNGEVFNKPFVEKPISSEDHNVYIYYPSSVGGGSQRLFRKINNRSSWYSPKSEVRKEGSYIYEEFIPADGTDVKVYAVGPFYAHAEARKAPGLDGKVERDSDGKEVRYPVILSNKEKQIAKKIVLAFGQTVCGFDLLRANGKSYVCDVNGFSFVKTSTKYYEDTAKILGNQIVRHYAKSKNWRVPSDMPQPPILDLGLGDDPPMITTPSGKLAELRCVVAVIRHGDRTPKQKMKLIVTDQRFFALFEKYDGYKKHEIKMKKPNQLMEVLELARALVIEKQRDRHQILEKLREGTGEEEIHKSEHDLEVCEEEMKKWEQMRTVLEMYGHFSGINRKVQMKYLKERETKTSDEELRREGPALLLILKWGGELTTAGNMQAEALGRLFRTLYPGIRRTDGKSSPEDTQGLGFLRLHSTYRHDLKIYASDEGRVQTTAAAFAKGLLALEGELTPILMQMVKSANTDGLLDDDCQARLYQTELKRYLHKALQADRDFTPQDYLELNPNGLRAITAAMEFIKNPRKMCHEIAGYVEKMCGVIVEYSQTRPTGSTLYLQESMDLAQRRWNKELREFRRKNKHGEVEFDISKIPDIYDNIKYDMEHNPDLCINNEVEFERMYVCVKNMADIVVPQEYGIKTENKMVIAQRVCTPLLRKIRNDLHRCLENKESEETQTRLDPRASQGIATPFRHVRTRLYFTSESHIHTLMNLIRYGNLCSVDDKKWQRAMNFLSGVTEFNYMTQVVLMVYEDSRKENDEADTGPRFHIEILFSPGLYPCFLTEKERIYETRFNLSTNPKPATSSRSSGRESRDTNDSASSSTEGRRPSIEKVVTVVTPTQLSTPSVTNDDLSISSNAESTAAESTGLVNTTTKTHNDSEDDLNDVESVNLVALDELNNTTKASQRGSFHVTEPIQIDEKTRRYFPYRFKHHTAQLLTGMSGGGVHMQNRLISTDVLTGKFGDHDNKKNSRKDFGAGTAVLSTAVIARSSSAPRLMTYESEDFSVGEIKRFWPPLRSLETLHDSINLSQFDGFLERLIKGALTPLPSPPKTPLPSALSCDAINKTPTQDEVEKVIGKLAPTSSTD